DNA from Drosophila busckii strain San Diego stock center, stock number 13000-0081.31 chromosome 2R, ASM1175060v1, whole genome shotgun sequence:
gtgtgcgtatgtgtgtgtatgtgtttgcacattaaaagccataaaagattcataaaatgcatttcgcACGCCGAAACCAAATATGCCGCAACATTTACGTTGCTGCCGCATCCATAAATACAAGCACAagtagcaacacacacacacagctacacatgtgtgtgcgtgtgtacataaattttaaagtttataatgtGCAGGTGTATATAAAAGCTATTTACGAGCCCAGGACTTGAGCCTTTGGCCGcttgcaagctgctgctgctcgcagaTAAATGACGAACCCTAATAAAAAGTCTTTGCAGCTCCTCGGCCAACtaacaaaacaatataatatGATGTAACTTTCTAAGCATACTGCAGGTCATTTGTAAGTCaagctttaaattcaattataaacaGCATTGCGCGATTGCAACATTTACTTTCTAAATTGCAATCGATTTGCCAGCGAAGAACGAACTCAATGCACTTGAGCGCAATTTAAACGAAGAGTGCAGAATCTGCGCGTCATCACGTACGCGACATTTgccaattgctgcaaaattgtGCACAAATTATATCAATTTCAAAACGTAATCATTGAAACTTATCAATTTTCTCAGTTTCCAGCATTAGACAAGCAGCCAGAAATCACTTTGAGAGACGACGCTCTCGAGAGtcttgtgtgtggctgtgggTTGTGGGTTTGGGTTGGGCGATTGGGttgcaaaatcaaatatttatgatacGTTTGAGCAGCATATTTTTGTGGCCTGCGGCAAAAGCAACTACAGATTTTCTATTGccgtatatattatataacacatatatatatttattgctatgaTTTTGCGTGCGCGTCTTttggaaattcaatttaattttcatttcttaCTGCGCGGCATTTGCTGTGCATTTTTGAAGATTGCGCCAAAGAAATTATGcaagaaattcaaatgcaaaatgcgaAAAGTCGATCGCAGCTGACAATATGAGACCACGTACATAGCGTAAAGCAATTATTATTcatctattttatttacaatgttGAATTTGTATACAACACGCATCTCCTAATTGCtacaattgcatttagtttCAATACAACTAACATAtgagaattaaaattaaatgagcatttaaacaaaattttctaTTCAGCAaagttacatatatattatatttaaaatatatatttattggcttgctaattaattatgcttttctttcttttgtttagcattttttcAATAAGAtgttttcaattgatttaatataattgaGCAGACCTAGcataagctacaaaaatttaattaaattaaaataaataaaacaaagaaaattgcattgcaaactCTGCTAATCGTACAGAAGATTACCCGagcatgaaataaaaaatgcaaaataaaaaaataaattcattttgcaaattaaagtaCTTTGTTGTCTttctttcttatttatttggatttttacaaaatttgtataaattcatattacagtttatatatttattgaaagtaTATTTTTCCAAGAGCTTTGCTTAAACAGCTGcatgtgtatctgtgtgtgtgtgtgtgggaagcGATTACAATGGAAAGCTTGAAGCTAAGCTTAGCTGGCTTTAGCCAATTGATAGAGCAAGACCCAGAGAGATATTCACTGGCCTGACCGCTTCGCATTTCGGTGCACATTACTTGGATCATTTTGTGGTACATGGCAGTCGCactttgcatacacacacatggctaAGCTAACAATCGAAGTTGCATTTGCCACTTGAGCGAGGCATGCAACAAGCATACGGCCATGCAGCGTTGAAGTGTCAGGCActctgtctgtctatgtgtgtgtgtacagccAGAGCATCTTTCAGCTGGGGAATGCTGAGATACTGGGCTATGCATTATGCTAAAATGTCATTGCGTGCTTATTGGCGCTACGCCCCGTCTGTCTATCAAGCTGGCGCAAATGCATATTGCCCTGGAACAGCGACTTATGCTAAACAGcgacagttgttgttgttgctgttgctgtcgcagtgtctgtctgtctgtatgccCAAGTGCTTGTGGAAAATTGAATGGAAAACTCGTTTATATTGTTGGCATTGTGGCGACGAAGAATTGACGCAACATCGagcgttgcgtatacgcaatccAAAACCAACAACTGGATTTGTCagctgtcgttgctgttgttcttgctgtaaACGCAACATTGccattttataaaatgcctGGCCAGTAATGCACACAAAAGGAATCTTGGCAAAGGCATTATCCATTGTCATCattccccacacacacactcgaacacacgcgtacacacacacatacagtcgcTTGACTTTCTCTCAATTACACATGCCATTGATACAGCTACAGTTacaacttgtgtgtgtgtgtgagttgtaTCCCTGAGCTATCCTTGTTGCCCTTGCCTTGTTTTTActcattattatattttttttgtgctgcttgtgtgtCAACAAAGGCTTTCGTTATATGGCAGCTTTATTCCTGACATCCATTTCAAACTACAGAGCCACAgacgcttaattaaattaaattatataacttatcaatttttactttttaatatttaaaaatatatttgaagcatttgctttgcagttCCAATTACTCACAATATtcttttaagctttattttagttttattttaaaataatgaatCGATAAATAATCTTAAAATGTCAGCTTAGCtgaatattaatttactaGCATTGTTTGCTTACAATTGCTGTTTGCTATAACAATAGCATGAATGCAGGTCGCTAAACTTGTTAGACTGTCTAGCTAAGCGCCCCAAGgtcttttatttgcttcagCTTGACTGCTTCACAGTCAATAAACTTtgaacaattaatatttatttattagtcaTACCTGCTAAGTACCTAGCTAgcatttatcaattttttaagcatttaataggTCATCGATGAGCAGGTTTCTAAACAAAAGTTTGACACTGAGTACTTAGCGCTAAGAACTTTCAATGTTTCGTTTTTTACCTAAGTAGTTTCAGCTAAGCAGGTTTTATATCATCAACagtctaataataatatttcaatcaCGTGCATGATCGTGTTGTGATTGAttcaaaagtttaataaattgcatttcagcACACGCAAGAGAATTCtttaatattctttaaatCACAGATGATTTTAAGCGTTTATTAATCTTCCTAAAATCTCAAGGTGATTTAGCTTAAAATGATCTATGAAATGTTAAATGGGCAAATATTACATTACAAATCAatcattaagcaaataaatattttttaaaaggagaactaataatacattttttccTCTATTTGCtcaattactaattaattataaatacaactaATCAATATATAGAGCAggaataattgcaattaatcaaaTCTTATTAAAATAAGATTCTTTTCAacataacaattttatttaaatatattttcattgaaaATGCGTATAATAATAAGACTTGCActttttgatttcaaatttattttatgtacatGAAAATAATCTGGAATAATAGACATAAAGCTGACTACTGAGcactatatataattattttgaaatccGTATTGTTTTTCGTGTATTCGTAAGCATAATCAATTAGCAATCGATACGCTTTATTTCCAACAATTATGTAAATGATTATTAATCCTAATTGCATCTTAAAAGCTATGCTATAAATTaacttatttagttttattaactGAAACTAAAATTCTGCCTTTCGCTATCAATCTTGCTTTTGATCTAATACACCCAGATACGAATTTTTCAACTCATCATATTTGATATCGTATTGTATGAGGACTATAGAATTAGTTATCATGGAGCTGGCCATGGATATAACAGCGCTGCGCTTGATATCGAAGAAGTGAAGCACATTGAGCCTTAGCGGATTGCGCGCCAATTGCAGTTGAAAACTTTCgtactacaaaataaatataaattaaaggaATAAGCTGATGAAGTCATAAGATATACCCACAACTGCTTCCAAGCGCTGATCCAAGCCTGGTCGGAATAAAGTGCGCTCTGCCAGCTGTGCCTGCAGCTCCGCATGATCATCCAGCACTTGGTACATCATATTGGTTGTAATTGTAGTGTCCATGATATAGAAGAGCATTTGAGCTCCACTCAGCAGAATGAGCCACGTGGTTACGAAAGTCGGAACTCTATGATTCAAGACTGCAAAGTAAATGCCGCCCACATTGCTCATGTAGTAGGCGATCCAGATGCAGAATAATTGCAGCTCAAAGACGCGCATCATGCTGTGGGTCAAGGCCTGCAGTCTGCATTGCCGCAGTGCTATATCCTCCAGCTGATCCGCCAGACTGCAGCACTTGCTCATGAAGCTGCCATGACGCTGCTCCGACTCCAGCGCACGCGTCTGAGCCATCACAGAGCGCAGACTGCGATTCAGCAGCACATAGTGGCCATGTATGTTCAACAGGCCAAAGAAGAAGtgagttataaatatattgagcaGCGCCGTCATGGTGCTCAGCATGAGCAGAATGACCACCAGGCTGAATGAGAAGGCTGCGCGCACCGAGAGCAGCCCCACAATAATTTGCCCAATCTCCATGCCGCTGACGCTTATGAACTTCAGTATTAGGCCACGACGCCAGAAGCTTATCACCTCCGGATGTTCTAGGATAAGCTGGCGAAACTCGTTAACCAGTCGCATGTGCCGCTCACGCTGCCACCAGCGACTCAACAGCGTTACACAGACGCAGCTGATGCGCAGTCCCAGCACCATGAGTATCACATACTCGTGCAGGAAGCCCACGCGATTCCACAGAATGTCCAGCAGGCCACTGCTGTAGCCCATGGGCAAAACGCTAAACAGCAGCACATTGGCAAACGCCGCATAGAGCGAGGCCCGGCGTGTGGTGCGCGGCTGTCCCGTGGCCGTGTCAATCTCAAAGTTCAGCACTCCGCTCAGGCGTGCATAAGTGTAGATCATGCGCACCAACAACCGCTCGACTTTGTACATTCTGCGGCACTGAAGCGCACTGGCAACAACTTCCAGTGGCCGCCAGCGTCGTCTGGCTAATGGAATTTCAACTGTGATGCGATGTGCGGATTAACTGATTAGCGCTACTCACTAAAATGCTAATGACTAATGGAACTATAATGTGTGCTCATGTGGCTCACCTAAATTGTTTTTCACTTGCACAACAGCGTCGCCAAGATAAAGGTAATTATATTATGTTGAGCGCATGGACAACTCTTAAccaaataaatgtgcaacaagcaaacaaagtgtaagcagcaactttaaaaaGTTTCGCTGCAGTTCGAGTTCGTAGAATTGGAGCTTAATGTAATGAAAGAAACAAAGCTGttgaatatttgtaaatttaccAATAATTGGCAATGCAGACGGTCAGTAATGTTGCTGGGCGTTCAACTCAAGAGtttatatacttattaaaGACTTTGTCCTTTGTGAATTTGAGTTGAACAGAAGATTTTGGGATGCTGTTACTCCAACATCAGCTAGCTGCATAAGCAGCTTATATTGCTCATGCACAACAACAGTAGCTAGTTCATTTGCAAGTAACCTGCTTAGAATGCCAGAGCTATGGACGCTCGTTGACCAAATTCCCAAAGTTGTTAACCAGACGCATTATTTTGGGATCAACTGGTCGGATATATGGTCATGCAATGAACATGTTCAGCGCATTGCATAAGCACTGCTATCAATTTATGTGGATTTAGCAAAGTCAGCATAGGATGCATGTAAGTAACAACACTTTACTCAGGTACTGTGATGCTGACACGATTGACGCAGAAATTGCTCTTCATACGTTAAGCTGTAGTGCCAGATTGCATGGGAACTGCAATTAGCAAAGTGAGAAGAAGCAAGTTCGTTGTTATTATAATGACATTAAACTCTATTGATTGTATATTGCTATATTGGCATATTTGTATGAAATTGATTCAATGTAAATATAATCCTTTCATTCTAATGCAGCATAATTATCTCTCTTATTCCAAGAGATTTTCCATTTGTTCTTAAGTTAAGTACACCAAGAAAATACTTGACTTTGGAAATTTTGTTGAAGGCCTATGGCATTCCGTTTATATTCTAAGTTGCTAAAGAATGTTTAtccaacaattaaatattaatctaATCAATTAAATCTTACCATCATAAGTATATTGATAAGTTATTTACCTgcataatgtaatttttattattatatgttgcTATACTTTTGTTTCGTAGTGAAAGATAGTAAAGTAAATAGTGAAGAGTTACAATGTGGAATGTGTggaataatttaaattcaaaaattctgCATGTAAAAgtggcaattgaaatttattttaatctttaaaacaaaataacgttattatgctaaaaaaaaatgtatatattaaagtcTTAAAAGGcattaacaaaatatgaat
Protein-coding regions in this window:
- the LOC108594739 gene encoding putative gustatory receptor 59d, whose protein sequence is MYKVERLLVRMIYTYARLSGVLNFEIDTATGQPRTTRRASLYAAFANVLLFSVLPMGYSSGLLDILWNRVGFLHEYVILMVLGLRISCVCVTLLSRWWQRERHMRLVNEFRQLILEHPEVISFWRRGLILKFISVSGMEIGQIIVGLLSVRAAFSFSLVVILLMLSTMTALLNIFITHFFFGLLNIHGHYVLLNRSLRSVMAQTRALESEQRHGSFMSKCCSLADQLEDIALRQCRLQALTHSMMRVFELQLFCIWIAYYMSNVGGIYFAVLNHRVPTFVTTWLILLSGAQMLFYIMDTTITTNMMYQVLDDHAELQAQLAERTLFRPGLDQRLEAVYESFQLQLARNPLRLNVLHFFDIKRSAVISMASSMITNSIVLIQYDIKYDELKNSYLGVLDQKQD